One stretch of Pomacea canaliculata isolate SZHN2017 linkage group LG1, ASM307304v1, whole genome shotgun sequence DNA includes these proteins:
- the LOC112571371 gene encoding sodium- and chloride-dependent glycine transporter 1-like, producing the protein MQETLPWTECGRDWNTCYCRKAGDNGTDLDPLRWYNSTGLNCTGIVVTPDNQKSASEEYYNNYVLSKTSSIADPGGVKWDLTLCNLAAWIVIALSLIKGVKTMGKVAYFFALFPYVLLTALLVRGVTLEGARDGIDFYLKPDLNKLTESGVWLDAASQIFFSLSTSTGSLTAMSSYNRFKNNSLRDSITIPIINCLTSFYAGFAIFSVLGYMARAKNVSVSAVTTEGTGLVFVAYPEALAQMPLPQLWSVLFFVMMICLGMGTQVPSVETLLTALQDEYKFFRGNCRSIIFRLSVCALGFLLGLPQTTQGGTYILDLMDTFVGFPLLLVGLLEFIVIVWVYGFVRLSEDIMMMVGHNSISRKIYYCYFSWTWTIVAPGLILAIIVFDSVDYQPITGPAYPEWAEALGWLTVAFIMMWTPVWFIGSYCYKGGFKLLRRLNQPLPEWGPLLVENRTLPRYRQEAAETQLPEVTDATDTYTSNNSTWSDPTTEFSFNNAAFQDDQVADGLRTKL; encoded by the exons ATGCAGGAGACCTTGCCGTGGACGGAGTGTGGGCGAGACTGGAACACGTGCTACTGCCGCAAGGCCGGCGACAACGGGACTGACCTCGACCCACTCCGATGGTACAACTCCACAGGCCTCAACTGCA cGGGAATTGTTGTGACACCTGACAACCAAAAAAGCGCTAGTGAAGAATACTACAA TAACTACGTCCTGTCGAAGACCAGCAGCATTGCGGATCCTGGAGGAGTCAAGTGGGACCTGACGTTGTGTAACCTTGCCGCCTGGATCGTCATCGCCCTCTCTCTCATCAAAGGGGTCAAGACGATGGGAAAG GTGGCCTACTTCTTTGCCTTGTTTCCCTACGTTCTGCTGACAGCGCTGCTCGTTCGGGGGGTCACTCTGGAGGGTGCTCGAGATGGAATCGACTTTTACCTGAAACCTGACCTCAACAAGCTGACTGAATCTGGG GTGTGGCTGGACGCCGCCTcgcaaattttcttttctctcagcACCAGCACGGGCAGCTTGACCGCCATGTCCAGCTATAATCGCTTCAAGAACAACTCGCTAAG GGATTCCATCACGATTCCAATCATCAACTGTCTGACTAGTTTCTATGCGGGTTTTGCCATCTTCTCTGTCCTGGGATACATGGCACGGGCCAAGAACGTCTCCGTGTCGGCGGTCACAACGGAAG GTACAGGGCTTGTGTTCGTTGCCTACCCAGAGGCTTTGGCCCAGATGCCGCTCCCACAACTGTGGTCTGTCCTCTTTTTCGTCATGATGATCTGCCTCGGCATGGGGACGCAG GTCCCCAGTGTTGAGACCCTCCTGACAGCCCTGCAGGACGAGTACAAGTTTTTTCGTGGAAATTGCCGCTCCATCATCTTCCGGTTGAGCGTCTGCGCTCTCGGATTTCTCCTTGGTCTTCCGCAGACAACACAG ggCGGGACCTACATTCTGGATTTGATGGATACATTCGTGGGTTTTCCGTTGCTTCTTGTCGGTCTGCTCGAGTTTATCGTCATTGTGTGGGTCTACG GATTTGTGCGGCTGAGTGAGGACATCATGATGATGGTGGGACACAACTCCATCAGCAGGAAAATCTACTACTGCTACTTCAGCTGGACATGGACGATTGTCGCCCCTGGGCTTATATTG GCCATCATTGTCTTCGACTCCGTCGACTATCAACCGATCACGGGTCCTGCGTACCCGGAATGGGCCGAGGCTCTTGGATGGCTGACTGTTGCCTTCATTATGATGTGGACCCCTGTCTGGTTTATCGGAAGTTACTGCTACAAGGGTGGCTTCAAG CTACTGCGACGTTTGAACCAGCCTCTGCCGGAGTGGGGACCCCTGCTGGTGGAGAACCGCACCCTCCCTCGCTACCGGCAAGAAGCTGCGGAAACACAACTACCTGAAGTAACTGATGCAACAGACACTtacaccagcaacaacagcacgTGGAGCGACCCTACGACAGAATTTTCCTTCAACAACGCAGCCTTCCAAGACGACCAAGTCGCTGATGGGCTCAGAACTAAACTATAA